A section of the Rossellomorea marisflavi genome encodes:
- a CDS encoding ABC transporter ATP-binding protein has product MIKRFFSYYRPHRRLFYIDFFCAVLVGVLELGFPMAVSWFIDSLLPEGNWSTIVSVSIGLLLLYLISSSMQFVVNYWGHKLGINIETDMRRELFHHVQRQSFRFFDNTKTGHIMSRVTNDLMDIGELAHHGPEDLFIAVMTFFGAFWIMMTINVKLALVAIIIVPFLIWLISYSNIKMNKAWTKMYGNIADVNSRVEDSVSGSRVVQSFTNESYEMERFNKNNLFFRKSKLKAYKVMSVNLSGIYITTRLMTLVILVYGAWLTFSGALSYGELVAFILYINVLFKPIDKISALLELYPKGMAGFKRFTELMDQEPDIEDRPNAVEVESLEGRITFRDVTFGYEAERPILNDLSFTIQPGQTVAFVGPSGAGKTTICSLIPRFYDVQDGAITIDSIDVRNMTKSSLRSQIGIVQQDVFLFAGTLRENIAYGRLGATQEEIEEAARRAHLTDLIASLPDGYDTEIGERGLKLSGGQKQRLSIARMFLKNPRILILDEATSALDTETEAIIQDALNDLAKDRTTLVIAHRLATIRKVDRILVVTEDGIAEDGTHEELLSDAGGIFTRLHSHQNATIGS; this is encoded by the coding sequence ATGATCAAACGATTTTTCTCGTATTACCGTCCCCATCGACGGCTTTTTTATATTGATTTCTTCTGTGCCGTACTCGTCGGAGTCCTGGAACTTGGATTCCCTATGGCCGTATCATGGTTTATTGATTCCCTCCTTCCTGAAGGGAATTGGAGCACGATCGTATCGGTCAGCATCGGCCTCCTGCTCCTCTATCTGATAAGCTCTTCCATGCAGTTCGTCGTGAACTACTGGGGGCATAAGCTCGGGATCAACATCGAGACGGACATGAGGCGGGAGCTGTTCCATCACGTGCAGCGCCAGTCATTCCGATTCTTCGATAATACGAAGACCGGGCATATCATGAGCCGCGTGACCAATGACCTCATGGATATCGGGGAACTTGCCCATCACGGACCCGAGGACTTGTTCATTGCCGTCATGACCTTCTTTGGCGCATTCTGGATCATGATGACGATCAATGTGAAGCTTGCCCTCGTGGCAATCATCATCGTGCCGTTCCTCATCTGGCTGATTTCATACTCCAACATCAAGATGAACAAGGCATGGACCAAGATGTATGGGAATATCGCCGACGTCAACAGCCGCGTGGAAGACAGCGTGTCGGGCTCACGTGTCGTTCAATCATTCACGAACGAGTCCTATGAGATGGAACGCTTCAACAAGAACAACTTGTTCTTCCGCAAATCAAAATTGAAGGCGTACAAAGTGATGAGCGTGAATCTGTCCGGGATCTACATCACTACAAGGCTCATGACGCTGGTCATCCTCGTGTACGGGGCATGGCTCACGTTCAGCGGCGCCCTTTCTTACGGGGAGCTCGTCGCCTTTATTCTATACATCAACGTACTGTTCAAACCGATTGATAAAATCTCTGCCCTTTTGGAGCTCTATCCGAAAGGAATGGCAGGCTTCAAGCGCTTCACGGAGCTCATGGATCAAGAGCCGGATATCGAAGACCGTCCGAATGCGGTGGAAGTGGAAAGTCTCGAAGGACGCATCACCTTCCGTGATGTGACGTTCGGATATGAAGCGGAACGTCCGATTCTGAACGACCTCTCCTTCACGATCCAGCCGGGGCAGACCGTCGCATTCGTCGGACCATCCGGTGCAGGAAAAACGACGATCTGCTCCCTCATCCCGCGCTTCTATGATGTGCAGGACGGAGCGATCACCATCGATAGCATCGATGTTCGCAACATGACGAAATCGTCTCTACGGTCCCAGATCGGGATTGTACAGCAGGATGTCTTCCTGTTCGCCGGTACGCTGCGTGAAAACATCGCCTACGGACGTCTGGGAGCGACACAGGAAGAGATCGAGGAGGCGGCAAGACGCGCCCATCTGACGGATCTCATCGCCTCCCTGCCTGACGGATATGACACCGAGATCGGGGAGCGTGGACTCAAGCTCTCCGGCGGGCAGAAGCAGCGCCTGTCCATCGCGAGGATGTTCCTCAAGAATCCTCGCATTCTCATCCTCGATGAAGCGACGTCGGCCCTTGATACGGAGACAGAAGCAATCATCCAGGATGCCTTGAACGACCTGGCGAAGGACCGCACGACCCTGGTCATCGCCCACAGGCTCGCCACGATCCGGAAAGTCGACCGAATCCTCGTCGTCACAGAAGACGGCATTGCTGAAGACGGGACCCACGAAGAGCTCCTTTCGGACGCAGGCGGGATCTTTACGAGGCTGCATTCCCATCAAAATGCGACGATCGGTTCATAA
- a CDS encoding adenylosuccinate synthase, whose translation MSSVVVVGTQWGDEGKGKITDFLSEHAEVIARYQGGNNAGHTIKFDGETYKLHLIPSGIFYNEKISVIGNGMVVDPKALVQELKYLHDRDVKTDSLRISNRAHVILPYHLKLDEVEEERKGANKIGTTKKGIGPAYMDKAARIGIRIADLLDRKSFEEKLERNLEEKNRLLERFYETEGFKIEDILDEYYEYGQQIKHYVVDTSVVLNDAIDNGRRVLFEGAQGVMLDIDQGTYPFVTSSNPVAGGVTIGSGVGPTKINHVVGVSKAYTTRVGDGPFPTELTDEIGNQIREVGREYGTTTGRARRVGWFDSVVVRHARRVSGLTDLSLNSIDVLTGIETLKICVAYKYKGEIMEEFPANLNILAECEPVYEELPGWTEDITGCKTLTELPDNARHYLERVSQLTGIPLSIFSVGPDRSQTNVVRSVWSVR comes from the coding sequence ATGTCTTCAGTAGTAGTAGTTGGAACACAATGGGGAGACGAAGGAAAAGGAAAGATCACTGATTTCCTTTCTGAACATGCAGAAGTAATCGCACGATACCAAGGCGGAAACAATGCCGGACACACCATCAAATTCGATGGCGAAACTTACAAATTACACTTGATCCCATCTGGAATCTTCTATAATGAAAAAATCTCTGTCATCGGAAACGGTATGGTCGTGGATCCGAAGGCACTCGTACAAGAATTGAAATACCTTCACGACCGTGACGTGAAAACAGACAGCCTGCGCATCAGCAACCGCGCCCACGTCATCCTTCCATATCACCTGAAGCTTGACGAAGTGGAAGAAGAGCGTAAAGGTGCCAACAAGATCGGTACAACGAAAAAAGGAATCGGCCCTGCATACATGGATAAAGCAGCACGTATCGGAATCCGTATCGCCGACCTTCTTGACCGCAAATCATTCGAAGAAAAGCTTGAACGCAATCTTGAAGAAAAGAACCGTCTCCTTGAGCGCTTCTACGAAACAGAAGGCTTCAAGATCGAAGACATCCTTGATGAGTACTATGAGTACGGTCAACAAATCAAGCATTACGTCGTCGATACATCTGTCGTTCTGAACGATGCCATCGACAACGGACGCCGCGTCCTATTCGAAGGAGCACAAGGTGTCATGCTCGATATCGATCAGGGTACATACCCGTTCGTTACCTCATCCAACCCGGTAGCTGGTGGAGTAACCATCGGTTCAGGTGTCGGCCCGACGAAGATCAACCACGTTGTCGGTGTATCAAAAGCGTACACGACCCGCGTAGGAGATGGCCCGTTCCCGACTGAACTGACAGACGAAATCGGTAACCAAATCCGTGAAGTCGGCCGCGAATACGGCACAACCACTGGCCGCGCCCGCCGCGTAGGCTGGTTCGACAGTGTCGTCGTCCGTCACGCACGCCGCGTCAGCGGATTGACTGATCTTTCATTGAACTCCATCGACGTCCTAACCGGCATCGAAACATTGAAAATCTGTGTCGCGTACAAGTACAAAGGCGAAATCATGGAAGAATTCCCGGCAAACCTCAACATCCTTGCCGAGTGCGAGCCTGTCTATGAAGAGCTTCCAGGCTGGACCGAAGACATCACCGGCTGCAAAACGCTCACAGAGCTTCCAGACAACGCACGTCACTACCTCGAGCGCGTATCACAGCTCACAGGTATCCCGCTATCCATCTTCTCTGTCGGACCAGACCGTTCACAGACGAACGTGGTTCGCAGCGTGTGGAGTGTACGATAA